GAAGTTGAGAGATGGCATTTGAgcctcattatttaaattgaattgatGCACTTGTTGATGGACTTTATTTTGATGCACTTGTTGATGTTGTGGTTTGGTGTGCCTTGCTCGGTGCTTGTAGGACCTATGGTAATATAGAGGTTGGGAGGCAAATCCTCAAACAGCTTTTGGTGATGGAGCCATATAATTCGGGGCTTTACGTGTTTCTCTCAAACATATACTGTGAAGTTGTGAGATGGAAGATGTGAAGAAGATAAGGAAACTAATGGATGGCTGTGGGATCAAAAATTGTAGAGCAATTAGCCTCATCGAGATTGATGGTTGTGTTCGTGAATTTCTGGTTGACGGCAAGAGACATGAAATTTGGAGCAGTATACGCTCGATGCTTGATCAATTAACACAACATTTGAAGTTTTCATGATATTCACGCAATATCTCAAGTGCATATTTGGATGTAGATGAAATATACCCCCTTGCCCATTTTTGAGTTGTATTAATAAGTTGTGAGAAAGTAACTTGAAACACTAGAATTATATCTTTATTCTTTCCCTTCTATTATTTGTAAAACATGACAACTGTTTTCCTTCTAATTAtaaaatcaagaaagagtacGTGCATGAACAAGAAATTATTAAAGAGTTTCTATTTCACAATGCAgatttttacatttatttcaTACAGTTTAGCCATTAGCTGATGATTATTCAAGGCAGCTTCCATCGTTACAAAGAATTTGAGGTCTTCTTGTCACGATGATGTAGACATACCAGTCATTCTATAGGTCAATACTAAAAACAATTGCTCTAACTTGTTTCTGTGACTGCAAGAAACAACACGGCAAAGAAAGCTACAGGGAGCAGCTTATGGGTTCCCTGCTCCTAATTCATTTGAAACTCTAGTACTAAACAAAAAACGAGACAGATTTTAGAAAGGTAGACTACAGTAGCCACCTGGAAAATGTAACAATAAATATCTTTTACATATACGTGTGTACATGCGTGTCTATAATCTTTGTCTGTGGACATGTTCAACTGAACAAACCTTGctggaaaaaaagaaacaaacaaaccttgctgttaaaaaagaaacaaacaaacattGCTGCAGCACCAAGTCCGTATGTTAAGCATATGCATACaaccaaaatataaaacaatctCATTCAACCAACACTGATAAAccaaaatgaacaaggaaaacttaaaaggggaaaaaaggtACTACCAACCATACACAACTGGACGACAAATTTATATTAAGCAATATCGAATCCCGTCACAAACTGGGGTTGGCATTTAAAGTGTACCCCAATATCCAGCTCCATGGTTCATTCTACATACGagtaacaaagaaaaacaatttgCTTTACAGAAATACGAATTCCTGACAATTTACAAGCAGGTGATCTGACAATTTCCACCGAAAACAAATACAGCTAAAACAGTGCCAAAATTCAAGGCTTCCTCCAAAATTCTAAAATGAAGATTCAAGGCCAATGTACAAAAAATCAagccttccaccaaaattctaAGCTGAAGATGCAAGGCCAATGTACAAAAAATAGGCATTCCACCAATATCTTGTAAAAAAGGGGCAACAAGCATCAGCCAGCGTATAAATAGAATTGAATTATCTACTAAATCTCTTGGGAAACAAAGCAAGCAAGTGTTTCAAATACTCAATAtcaatatcaacaataataaCCTGGAAGAACCGAATCAGACAAAAGCTTCCTGAGAGCAAAAGAAGCTGTTGCTTTTGAAATTAAAGCAGCTAAGGAATCTCATTTAGCGtaattgattatatttttccttttttcagttTTGCTACATTCACAATTacaaaataagttaaataacTCTAACACTGATGTGACTTCATCTTAtttgttagatatattttataataaatataattttacaatatgataaAACACATCAAGCCATATCAatctgtgaaattatttttatataatccttTTATAGTTAGAGTATTTACCATTTTTATGCATTCAAATTTATACTTAGacaatatgtatttttttattatatatataaagttatgttttacacaaatttttacacttGCCTGAGAGCACTCTCACCAGATTatctatatgtaaaaaaattatattttttagctATTAAGGATGAAAATGGGCTCACAATGGATGATGCAAAGtcaaataatttgtttttgacCTACAGTGTTTGTAAACTGAAATTCAAATTTGATGCTTACTGTTGAatgaacaaatatatattttattatttttttataacactctctTTTCTCTCCATCTACATCTACAAACatctaaataatttaattagaatatgattactaattaacatataataagtgaaagggtaaaatatgataaaataaaatacattaataattaaaaaaattaaatatttttgtaattattaattactcattactatataatgaataaatagataattcaatgtaGAGATTTAATGTGAATAGTCAAAGTcaaattcatatcatattatttcattgttatataatgaaaaaatagctaTTTCAATATAGAGACTTATATGAATAGAAtagccaaaatataaatttatcttgtatttattaaaaatgtcCTTTATATATGCATAATCTATTAACAATGCTCTTGAGCCCGCTAAATTAGATTTATGGATTCGCCCCATGCAATCGagaattttattctaataaaatAGTTCTAATTGCTGGCATTATAAGATAAATGCTTACTAGTGGTTAAATATTTGTTAGGAAGACATCATTTGCTACAGTAATAAAATAACTGTCAATTATTGTTGTGAGTACTGttccaaataaattaatttgaagTATGATTTTAGAAGTGCTTGGTAGGGTTACCACTAGCTAGTCTTTAAAAACCCTAAAGCTctatctcatttttctctctagaGGCTCACCTCCAACAAAAACGAAGCCAGGGGGTGAGGCTTTAGCTCTTCCCTCCCTCCTCTCATCTGTTTAGATTAGACAGtatgtaataatttttctagttttttatttgtgtttttcagTTCAAAGTGTGTTGAAACGCTGATTTGCTATTCTCTAAAGCCCAATGACTACCACAAGTCCCACTGTAGGATTTCCAAACCGCCGATCCCTCAAACAAGCAAAGAATTTCACCGAGCGGAACAGCGCGTGAGTCATACAAACTAGTCAAAATGTGTGTGAGTTTCAAGCATCACCACATGGGAAAGCTCCTACTACAACCAAGCACGTCATTTTTGGGACCAGGGCCTTCAGTCTCTTCAGACCCAACCATCCGTTACACTTATAGGGTGGCGCGTGTCCCTTACATGCCACCACAGtctatttgtttttgtattttcttgctATAAGGTTGAAAATGTAGATCTACAATTTTTCAGATTGtaattcatcattttcacatttatattttttattttgttattttttttgtttaggtaaaaataaaagaagaaatagtTTATTGGACATTTTGTTCATGGAGTGAAATCTTCTCCTTTTATGGATGGTGGAGTTTGGGAGCCCTCTCCTCCTCTGGCAAGTGGGAGATGAAATCTCTACTTTAGGTAGAATATGGTCTCTCAGACAGTTTATCTGTAGAGAGTTATAAAAGTTAAGACTATACTAATCATAAAGTAATTTGTGTACTGGAAATACTTCAATTGTGAGTAGTTGACTTGTAATTATATCAAGTCACAACTTTAACTTGCTTTCATGAATGAATAAAgtctatttcttaaaaaaaaaattaattaattaatttgttattttttgtgaCTTTGGGTTAACACGTTGAATTCAAACTTTGATTAAACTGTTCATTTTGAACAATTAGTCCTTTAATCATTTAAATAGTGAATAGAACTTGAGCTCGAAGTtctcatatatatgttttatgataaaattagGCAGCCTAGAAAGTGTTACTCGTATATAATATTCGTTGAAATTAAAGCGACAATATTTTAACATAAACAAAAAGCAGGCAAAACAACGTAGCAAGTGGTACGTTTAAGCTTGtttgtttatataaaattaaattatctcattttattttatataattattaattattataatattttaaaatttttatataaaatataataaataatttaatttttttataatttaaaataaaattaatattaaaaatatattataataatattttattaaatttttaacaaaatatatcaTCTTATATTCTATTAACTCTATAACCAAACGACTCATCTATACCGCGAAAGCAGTGACAACACTTGACGGCTATTGACTCCTCCCATGTCACTCGTAAATCAGCTTACGTTTTTCTTGTGTACGGGCAGTAGGatataaagagaaaatatatttgtgaGTTCGTAAGGGTCAggttataatttaaaaaaaaaaataaatataaaatttatttaaaaataaaatgattttttaataataaaatttactcttttctaaaaatgtaattatacaatatttacacTATTTACAACTATACACGGCGTCGCTCTTTCGGCAATAAAACGATAAATACAGGTGGCAAGCTTTTAATGGGAGCATTCATTGTGCCTTCAACACATGTTATAAACTGACAAACGAAAACTCTGAATACATTCTCTATCTTGTACCTAGGAGGAGAGGTTCAAAAAGTTCTCCACGTCTCTTTTGCTTTCTATATCTTCGGCCCCTTAATTTCATTCTTCAAACTTTGAGGCGTGTGACAATGGCAGATGATGAGGTGATTTTGCTGGATTACTGGGTTAGCGTGTTTGGGATGAGGGTCAGGATTGCGTTGGCTGAGAAGGAGATCAAGTATGAGTCTAGGGAGGAGGACTTGTTGGGAAACAAGAGCGATCTGCTTCTCAAGATGAACCCGATTTACAAGAAGATTCCAGTTCTAATCCACAACGGAAAACCTGTATGTGAATCACTCATCATCGTTCAATACATAGACGAGATTTGGAATGATAGATCTCCATTGTTGCCCTCTGATCCTTATCAGAGAGCTCAAGCTAGGTTTTGGGCTGATTTTGTCGATAAGAAGGTATGCGCGTCTTCATCTTGGCTGATTAATTAGTTTCTCTTACGGATTAATTTGTTTGATGAATTTGATTCGGTTTTAGAATCTTCTCTCAGTCTCAGCAAACGATTCATTTGTGTGTCCTTGAAGCAAGATATTAATGAGTCAACTGTCAGGAGTTTATAAGTGTttgtttatctattttattgttttgtaaATTGAGCTTGGGTTATCTATTATGATCCCTAATAAattatgacttttttttttcctggattTAAAAGAAGTatagaaaaattgaagaaacaatTAAACTGATCTCCTCCATTTGTTTTGTAATATAATGAGTACTGTTAATGCAAATAAGTGCAAAATTGCAGGTGGCTCCAAGGGGAGTACTATGGGGAAAAGGAGAAGAGCAGGAGGCAGCAAAGAACGAGTTACTTGAGACTTTCAAGATATTGGAGGGAGAGCTGGGAGACAAGCCTTATTTTGGGGGTGAAACATTTGGGTTTGTCGACATTTCTCTCGTCACTTTCTCCTGCTGGTTCCATGCCTTTGAGATGTTTGGGAAATTCAGCATGAAGGCGGAGTTCCCCAAGATCACTGAATGGGCAAAAAGGTGCAAGCAGAGAGAGAGTGTCGCCAAGAGTCTTCAGGACCCCCAGAAGGTCGATGAGTTTGTTGTGGAGTATAGGAAGTGGCTTGGCGTCGAATAGAGTAATGTTTTTGCCTGAGGGTAGAAAACTGTGAATGTCTGAATTTGTATGGTTTTGGCTGAGGGTCTTGGTTATCATGTGTGTCGTCCGTTGAGTTTTTTGGATACTTATCGTGTACGTGTCTTCTATGTGTTAGTCGTTAGGTCGAAAGACGCATGTAACATCCGTTATGTTCGAATAAGAAAAACTCcttttttatagaaatatttGGTAGAAAATCCCCGAGGTAATTTCATTAGGATGCAGTTAATGAAAGGTTTCAGACAACTATGACTTCCCAATTGCATGCATTTCTTATATGATTGCGGtatataaatatgtgataaattaaaactaaaataggAGAGAAATATATAGAGAAATGCTAATTGTACTtggaagaaaaatttataaaaaacttattatCTATGTGTCAACTATTAATATGGTGAAAATTTAtaagtttgaaatttaaattttttacttttaaaagcaAACTAATAAGATGAATCttgtatatttttataagtGAAATTATAAGTACATGCAgtactatttaaatatatattatctgtCAATAGCATGTGGCTTAGATGGTATGAGACCCAGCCTCCATAAGAGAGGTCTTGGGTTTGATCCCCCTCCCCAATCCccaatatcaaaatatatatatatatatatatatatattatctaacgaattgaatatttaatgtTTTTAGAAGATTTATCTAATTATCAAATGAAATGGAAAGCAATTGAAAAGTGTGTGCCATTCTGCATTTCTCTCTCTAGAGGCCGTTTTCTCTCTTCCAAACTTCTAGCCACTGCCAGAGGGGTGGAGCACCCTTCCAACCCCCCTTCCCTCATGTCTCTCCAACACGAGctgtttatagttttttttttcttctcgaTTTTTCTTAAGTTTTTCGTTTGTAAAACCAAAATGTGCCAATCTACTGCTTACCAACCTCTTACGACCGCCACGCGCCCTATCAGTAGACTTTCTAGCCGTTGACTTTTCAGAAAGTTGaagaaaattgatcaaaagcATGGCGTGTGAGTCTCATGTGCAGCTCATACCGCATGTGAGTTTCACGCGCCATCACACCAGAGAGAATTTGCAACCATCATTCCCGGTACCACTAGGATCAGCGGCTTCGGATCTCTCAGATCTGACCATCACATTATTTTTTAGAGTAGCGAATGAACCACACGTGCCTCCATAGATAGTGACAGTTCTATGCTGATGTATCGACTCATCTTCTAGTTGCTACGTTCTTATGTTTCCATTTTCCCTAACAAATGATCAATATAAAGTAATCATGAAAGTCTCCTACAGCCAGTCTAGACGAACAAGATGTAGTATACATCAATTCACTACAACTTTTAGTCATAATCTTATAGTCTGTTTATTAGACTATGCACAAATCACTTCAAGCAGCTTCTCCTTAATAGAAAATGGGTGAGAGCCAATTTTTGGTTTCAgatccatcttttttttattccacATTTGCTTGTTTTGGGATGACTATTGAGGGCTCCCACTCTATTGAATCTAGTATCTTGTAACTACTTAGCTTATCTATGAATttatttgttgaaaaaataaaaaagaaagcaatCGGTAAGGAGAATGTAGCAGGGCCAGGGGCCAAGGCTccccaaaaatctcaaaaaaaataaaaaaataaaaaaaattatgggatTACTAGAGAAGTTAAAAACTCATTTGATTCTCACATGCATTGCCTCAAATTCGAAAATCATCTAtcttcaactcaaatatcaaatttCAGCTGCAACATTACCAGTGCCATATTATCATCCAAATCTATAAGATTTAtccataatttattatttatatcggGTATTGAAAACTACCAGAAAGGCCAATGTATATTATCAAGTTGATAGATTGATCCGATTTGTTTtgattcttccaatttcaaCGGCAAGTACTGAATGAACTTTTTCAATCATGAACATGAATAAGGCAAGGTTTTGAAACAAAATGAAAGATGActttcttaaaaattatttagtaGTCAATATTGAGGATGAAATTGCTAAAAGACTTAGCATGGATGCcatatttgattaattatatttaatgaaaaagtgACAATCTCATTTAGCATAgttgattatatttttccttttttaagtaTTGCTACATTCACAATTATACAAAATAACTCTAAAACTAATGTAACTTCATTTGatctgttagatctactttataattaaggtaactttacaatctgataaaaaatatcaagccatgtcaatttataaaattatttttatataattattttgtggtTAGAGTACTTAGacaatatgtatttttattttgttttttatatataaaaagttatgTTTTGCACAAATTTTTACACTTGCCTCATCCCACTAAATTAGATTTCTAGCTTCGCCCATGgtaatcaagaattttattataataaaattagttcTAATTGCGGCATTATAAGATAAATGCTAGTGGTTAAATATTTGTTACGAAAACATCATTTgctacaataataaaataagtgttAATTATTGTTGTGAGTATTGttccaaataaattaatttgaagTACGATTCTAGAAGTGCTTGGTAGGGTTGCCGCTAGCTGGTCTTTAGAAACCCTAAACCTCTATCTCCCTTTTCTCTCTAGAGTCTCGCCTCCAACAAGAACTAGGCCAGGGGGTGAGGCTTTGACTCTTTCCTCTCTCCTTCCATTTATTTAGACTAGATAGTGTGTAGtgttttttccaattttttatttgtatttttccgTCCAAAGTGTGGTGAAATTTTGATTTGCTGTTCTCTAGAGCCCAACGATCACCACGCGTCCTACCGCAAGATTCACAAACCGTCAATTTTTCAAACAGTCAAAGAATTTCGTCGAACGGAACAGCGCGTGAGTGACACACGCGGGTCAAAGTGCTCATGAGTTCTAGGCACCACTGTGTGGGAAAGCTCCTGCTGTAGCCACGTGCGTCATTTTTGGGGACCAGGCCCCTCAGTTTCTTCAAATCCAACCATCCGCTACACTTTTAGGGTGGCGTGTGCCGCTTACGTGCCACTACAGCctatttgtttttgtatttttttaccgCAAGACTGTAAATACAGATCTACAATTTTTCAAGTTGTAATTCGTCATTTtcacatttatatttttttatttacttttgttTAGGTAAACATAAAAGAAGAAATAGTCTCTTGGATATTTTGTTCATAGAGTGAAAGTCCTCTCCTCTTCTGGAGGGTTTAGAAGTCCTCTCTTCCTCTAGAGAGTGGGGGAGAAAATCTCTACTTTAGGCAGAGTGTAATCTCTTACATGGTTTATCTGTAAAAAGTTATAGACGTTAAGCCTATACCAGTCATAAATTAATTTGTGTACTAGGAGAACCTTAATTATaagtagttggcttgtaattaTATCAAGTCAAAACTTTAATTTACTTTCATGAATGAATAAAATCTAtttctcaataaaataaaaataaaaatgaattaatttgtTAGTTTTTGTGACTTTTAACATGTTGAATTCGAACTCTGGTTGAAGTGTTCATTTTGAACAACTGCTCCTTTAATCATTTCAATAGTGAATGGAACTTGAGTTCGAAGTTCTCATATATGTTTTATGGTAAAATTAGGCGGCCTAGAAAGTGATACATGTATAGAATATTCCTTGAAATTAAGGCGACGTTAAtcgtcttttttatttatttttaatgaagtctaCTCgcttgtttaaaaataataataaaaaaaaaaaaaccaaaaagcatGCAAAACAACGTCATAACAAAGaacttattaaattaaaaaaaaaaacaaagcaagtggTACATCTAAGGATTGGTTtgcttttacaaaattaaattatcttatattattataaaatatcattaaattttttttaaattttcatacaaattaaatataataaataattcgatttttttcaaattttaaaataaaattaatattaaaaaaattatattataataatattttatttaatttttaataaattatctcatcatatattatattaactgTATAATCAAACGAGCATTTATAGTATACTTACATGATCCGGACCATCTGGAATTACGCCGAAGGTTGTAGGGGATACTATTACGAATTTACGAGAACGACACACAAGGGTAGGTAGTTGGTAgagtcaaataaattaaaaaaatattcttgtagaaaggtattttataaaattaattttacaaattgatgaaattaataaatcttaaaattatttttattataagatatatctattaaatataagaaatctttaatatatgaaattacagTCCAgttttgataataaaataagatgagatagttttaaataaaaataaaaaattgaatacaaaattattaaaatattacttttaatattatttatattttaaatattgaaaaaattaagttgtttattatattttatgtgagaatttaaaaaaaattataattatgagataatatgaaataaaatattttggagaataagtgatgttttattttttattttacttttaatattttttattattatttaaaaaacctTATTTTGACGGAggaatacattttttaaaaactcaaaaCGGCCCAAAACATACAACATCGTTTAAAAACCCAATATAAAAAACCTTACAATTAATACATTTGTGGTTAGAGAATTTTGAATAAGTTCGCAAAATACTCCACGACTCTTTTGCTTTCTGTATCTCCGGCCCCTTAATTTATTCCTTCAATACTTTTGACTCTTTGAGGCGTGTGACAATGGCAGATGATGAGGTGATTTTGCTGGATTACTGGGTTAGCATGTTTGGGACGAGGGTCAGGATTGCGTTGGCTGAGAAGGAGATCAAGTATGAGTCTTGGGAGGAGGGCTTGTTAGCCTTGGGAAACAAGAGCGATCTGCTTCTCAAGATGAACCCGATTTACAAGCAGATTCCAGTTCTAATCCACAACGGGAAACCTGTATGTGAATCCCTCAACATCGTTCAATACATAGATGAGATTTGGAATGATAGATATCCATTGTAACAGTAAAATGTGCAGGACTCGGGAGGCAGGAAGGATGAGAAAGAGGAAGGACGCTTACGGGCCGTCCGATTCGATCGAGAAATATCCGAGAAACTTGAGACATGTGAGGCTGTTGGCACGTGAGCATCAGTAGTCGGCACTACCAAACGTGGGTGTGACTGTGGACTCtggagtttctataaaaaaataaaaataaaaatatttaaaattaaaaaaagaaaaagaaaaaaaaaaggcagatATAAATTTCGTACAAATTCTTTAACAAAGGGAAACGTTAATTGAGTTCAAATTCTGTGAtatagttaagaaaaaaattatttatcttttttttttttccgtaatCTTCTCATTAactcattatataatattaaatgataagtttataaacaaaatataataaataatttataattatctaataacatggcaaaaaataataataaaatgataataattaaaataatgaataacattactcattattCATGTTTGAGAATTAAATTTATGCTAAAACATtggtaattattattataaaaattaagcatGACAGAGTACAAGTCTTGTCCAAATAAGTACTATTTGgtttggaaattaaaaaaaattacctatttggtataataaaataagttaaagaTTTTgtcttaaattataaaatctaagagaaaaagagtatacatataaaataaaactaattaattacTTATATATTTAATCTTATCTAAAAAGgttatcaaatcaaatcaaatagaTCAGATaatttcatttaaataaaacaaatctatGTATCACCTTTTTTATTACTAGAGAACTTTCTTAGATGTGTTAGTCTCGGGATATACCTAATATagtgatttaaataaataaaaaagttaaaaagttaataatttattt
This genomic interval from Carya illinoinensis cultivar Pawnee chromosome 10, C.illinoinensisPawnee_v1, whole genome shotgun sequence contains the following:
- the LOC122279104 gene encoding probable glutathione S-transferase, whose protein sequence is MADDEVILLDYWVSVFGMRVRIALAEKEIKYESREEDLLGNKSDLLLKMNPIYKKIPVLIHNGKPVCESLIIVQYIDEIWNDRSPLLPSDPYQRAQARFWADFVDKKVAPRGVLWGKGEEQEAAKNELLETFKILEGELGDKPYFGGETFGFVDISLVTFSCWFHAFEMFGKFSMKAEFPKITEWAKRCKQRESVAKSLQDPQKVDEFVVEYRKWLGVE
- the LOC122279105 gene encoding probable glutathione S-transferase, whose protein sequence is MADDEVILLDYWVSMFGTRVRIALAEKEIKYESWEEGLLALGNKSDLLLKMNPIYKQIPVLIHNGKPDSGGRKDEKEEGRLRAVRFDREISEKLETCEAVGT